Sequence from the Fusobacterium sp. DD2 genome:
TTTTTTTGTTGTTCCTGTTGCACTAAAATATACTCCCCACACTCTCTTTATTTCCATAATCCATCCCCTCTTTTAATTATTATTATTTACCCTCGCTTCACTATATATTATATAGTAATATTTTTATCCTGGTATTTCAACATAAATCTCTATACAGTTACATCTTTCATCCATCTTAGAGATCTGTATCTTAACATTGCAAAACATAGTTTTATAACTTCACAAAACTCTGCTATTGCTATTACGTAATATATAGGAAGAGCAAAATAAGCCCCCACAAATGCCATTGGTACACCATATAACCACAGTGGCAGAATATCTAAATAAAATGCCACCTTAGTATCTCCACCTGCTCTAAAAATCCCAATCAAAATAGCCCAGTTTACCATTTTAAAGAAGATTAATCCTCCATATACCTGGACAGTTTTTTCTGCCATATAAGTGATATCTTCAGGCAGATGATATAGAGAAACAATAGGATTTACAAATATTTCAACCATTACAAAGCAAAATGCTGCCATTATAAAGGCCACATATAAAACCTGTTTTGCATAAAAAATAACTTTTTCTTTATTTCCTTCACCAATAGTATGACCTATTATAACTGCTGCTGAATTGGCAATCCCCATAAAAAGTATTGCTGAAAAGGTTGATACAACATCTGCAATTTGAGCACAGGCAGCCTGATCTGTTCCAAGTTTGGCATAAGCTATAGTAAGAGCAATAGTACCTAATATCCACATTGACTCTGTACACATAACAGGTGTTGATACTCTTATTATCTCTTTTATCAGTTCTTTTGATACATTAATATATGAAGATAGTTTTCCTTTTAAATTAAAGTCTT
This genomic interval carries:
- a CDS encoding MATE family efflux transporter; the encoded protein is MFAKLRDNSDLRNFYKSFLAIGIPLTIQQLVSSSLNFIDNLMIGRLGTEYLAAVGFAGSLYRILDLVIFGVCSGMGVFVAQYYGKKNYDAIKKIFGLMMRCAVFIGIVFAFIGHYFSNEIIKIFSKDTRVIEIGVSYIEIVVYCYIFYAISSGIAYTLRSMGYTKYPMFAAAIGVVANTFFNYCLIYGNFGLPRLEEKGAAIATIIARIIEMVIILTIVYIKDFNLKGKLSSYINVSKELIKEIIRVSTPVMCTESMWILGTIALTIAYAKLGTDQAACAQIADVVSTFSAILFMGIANSAAVIIGHTIGEGNKEKVIFYAKQVLYVAFIMAAFCFVMVEIFVNPIVSLYHLPEDITYMAEKTVQVYGGLIFFKMVNWAILIGIFRAGGDTKVAFYLDILPLWLYGVPMAFVGAYFALPIYYVIAIAEFCEVIKLCFAMLRYRSLRWMKDVTV